One window of the Solanum stenotomum isolate F172 chromosome 11, ASM1918654v1, whole genome shotgun sequence genome contains the following:
- the LOC125845707 gene encoding uncharacterized protein LOC125845707 has protein sequence MVPKFNRTTYTSLGKYSQNLEKQFRQFGSAQNSRPQGELPGNTDPNPKQVNVVGTLTRSGLQLEELALKKRNVESPSKESEPKESEGIPRYAKYVKEIMANKRRLAEYETIALTKECSSRIQNKFSTKLKDSGSFTLGLGSPKPTTIILQLADRSIARLEGVVEDVLVQVGSLILLVNFMVLNFEPDPELPFILGRPFLTTGCAIIDVVYGQLTMRAHDKVEVFDVYKTLKLPSMYEELSVITVIDLEAEA, from the exons ATGGTGCCAAAATTTAATAGGAccacttatacttctttagggaagt ATAGCCAGAACCTGGAGAAACAATTCAGGCAGTTTGGTAGTGCCCAGAACTCACGACCGCAAGGAGAGTTGCCGGGAAACACTGATCCTAATCCTAAGCAAGTGAATGTGGTAGGTACACTCACACGTAGTGGCTTGCAGTTAGAGGAGTTGGCTCTCAAGAAAAGAAATGTTGAATCTCCTAGCAAGGAGAGTGAACCTAAGGAGAGTGAG GGTATACCCAGGTATGCGAAATATGTGAAGGAGATCATGGCAAATAAGCGGAGGCTGGCGGAATATGAAACTATAGCACTTACTAAAGAGTGCAGCTCCCGAATCCAGAATAAGTTTTCCACCAAATTGAAAGATTCGGGTAGCTTTACC TTGGGCTTGGGTAGTCCTAAACCCACCACCATTATCTTGCAGTTGGCAGATAGATCTATTGCTAGGCTAGAGGGTGTTGTAGAGGATGTTTTAGTGCAAGTGGGATCTTTGATATTACTAGTAAATTTTATGGTGCTGAATTTTGAGCCAGATCCTGAGCTTCCATTCATCTTGGGAAGACCTTTCTTGACTACAGGGTGTGCTATAATAGATGTAGTATATGGGCAACTTACTATGCGGGCACATGACAAAGTGGAGGTGTTCGATGTTTACAAGACGCTGAAACTCCCATCCATGTATGAAGAGTTGTCTGTAATAACGGTGATAGATCTTGAAGCAGAAGCTTGA